A portion of the Sphingobacterium spiritivorum genome contains these proteins:
- a CDS encoding SDR family NAD(P)-dependent oxidoreductase yields the protein MANIVITGASSGIGFEAVLDLTANKENNVIALARSADKLRKLHEIASSLNYDGGKLYPAQFDIVYDNYPEILIPFIQSKFDSVDILINNAGALVYKPFLETSAEDFATMLQTNVLGHVNMIRHVAPLMKNGGHIVNISSMGGFQGSVKFPGLSAYSASKGALGVLTECLAEEFKEQGIKVNCLALGSSQTEMFETAFPGVEAGTLAFEMGRYIAEFAQNGSKYYNGKILPVSNTTP from the coding sequence ATGGCAAATATAGTTATAACAGGAGCGAGTAGCGGAATCGGCTTTGAGGCAGTTCTAGATCTGACAGCAAATAAAGAGAATAATGTCATCGCTTTAGCAAGATCTGCAGATAAACTCAGAAAATTACATGAAATTGCTTCTTCCCTAAATTACGATGGGGGAAAATTATATCCGGCTCAATTTGATATTGTGTATGATAATTACCCGGAAATATTGATCCCGTTTATTCAGTCGAAGTTTGACAGTGTAGATATTCTGATCAATAATGCCGGAGCATTAGTGTACAAACCTTTTTTGGAAACCAGTGCGGAAGACTTTGCGACAATGCTTCAGACAAACGTATTGGGACATGTAAATATGATCCGACATGTAGCACCTTTGATGAAAAACGGTGGACATATCGTCAACATAAGCAGTATGGGAGGCTTTCAGGGTTCTGTAAAATTCCCGGGACTATCCGCTTATTCAGCCAGTAAAGGCGCTCTGGGTGTATTGACGGAATGTCTGGCAGAAGAGTTTAAAGAGCAAGGGATCAAAGTCAATTGTCTTGCGCTCGGATCATCTCAGACCGAAATGTTTGAGACGGCCTTCCCAGGTGTAGAAGCAGGTACACTGGCTTTTGAAATGGGAAGATATATTGCCGAATTCGCACAAAATGGAAGTAAGTATTATAACGGAAAGATATTGCCCGTATCCAATACCACTCCATAA
- a CDS encoding DUF2089 family protein, producing MKRIPTTCPSCDAKLKVSKLVCDACETEVVGKFSLPVLMHLTVEEQEFVLGFLYNSGSLKDMARDLGKSYPTVRNMLDDLIQKIKSLGYEQ from the coding sequence ATGAAAAGAATACCTACTACTTGTCCCAGTTGTGATGCCAAGCTTAAAGTATCCAAGCTAGTTTGTGATGCGTGTGAAACGGAAGTTGTCGGCAAATTTTCGCTTCCTGTTCTTATGCATCTTACGGTTGAGGAGCAGGAATTTGTACTGGGATTTCTGTATAACTCCGGCAGTTTGAAAGATATGGCCAGAGACCTGGGAAAGAGTTATCCTACCGTACGTAATATGTTAGATGATCTGATTCAAAAAATAAAAAGTTTAGGATATGAGCAGTAA
- a CDS encoding glycoside hydrolase family 2 protein, translating into MIKLKHFYCLLLLTIFSQTTFAREVIPFNKEWSFKKGPFTTDPLQYADIFTGKWQAVSVPHTWNAVDMQTVKDKFYTGDAYYRKAFKADASWKGKRVFIRFEGVNTNTEVYLNTAPVSFSTEKNDVVYNNSTVNGKYNIVGRHNGGYSAFTLELTDMLKYGQENEILVKVNNEARPDVIPVNHTLFPMYGGIYRPVALIVTEKVNIAVNDFASPGIYIRQENVSKRSANVEVKVKLENKNHDAQKVEVVTTVFEKNGTVKVKETTPYTILPQGRQQVLQHIAIRNPHLWQGLEDPYLYKLVTQVVQGGKVVDEVIQPLGLRHFELKAGDGMYLNGIKTPMYGVTRHQDHWGKGSALSNADHDKDLAIIKEIGATTIRLAHYQQSEYFYARCDSIGFIIWAEIPFVNRVTTQEENNAKQQLTELIRQNFNHPSIYVWGLHNEVYSPQAYTIELTTKLNDLAKTEDPDRYSVQVSGYNVIDHPVNNNADIQGINHYFGWYNGKIQDVEQWADKITKDFAGYKIIFSEYGAEANPKHQQEAVGDIGNQWSNPAFFPEEFSTKFHEIHWGVIAKHPVFVASYLWNTFDFATPITFQVEPRNYKGMVTFDRALKKDPFYWYKANWSKEPVLYLTQRRVVERGNQITPVTVYSNIGNPQLFVNGEEVKTFRKGYTDVHYIFEQVKLKEGENIVEVKGQKDGKTFEDKITWHYAKDNAKSSEKDGPKSNKSEHIGL; encoded by the coding sequence ATGATAAAGCTGAAACATTTCTATTGCCTACTCTTGCTGACGATTTTTTCACAAACCACTTTTGCCCGGGAGGTTATTCCTTTTAATAAAGAGTGGTCATTCAAGAAGGGACCTTTTACAACAGATCCGCTACAATATGCTGATATATTCACAGGAAAATGGCAAGCTGTTTCCGTACCTCATACCTGGAATGCTGTAGATATGCAGACTGTGAAAGACAAGTTTTATACTGGAGATGCCTATTACAGAAAAGCATTTAAAGCTGATGCTTCCTGGAAAGGAAAGCGTGTATTTATCCGTTTTGAAGGTGTTAATACCAACACGGAAGTGTATCTCAATACTGCTCCTGTTTCATTCTCAACAGAGAAGAATGACGTCGTTTACAATAATTCGACTGTAAATGGTAAATACAATATTGTAGGCAGACATAACGGAGGATATTCCGCATTTACGTTAGAACTGACGGATATGTTGAAATATGGACAGGAAAACGAAATATTGGTCAAAGTAAATAATGAAGCACGTCCGGATGTTATTCCGGTTAATCATACCTTGTTTCCTATGTACGGCGGTATCTACAGACCGGTTGCATTGATCGTTACGGAAAAGGTCAATATAGCGGTCAATGACTTCGCATCTCCGGGGATCTACATACGGCAGGAGAATGTTTCGAAAAGATCTGCCAATGTAGAGGTAAAGGTGAAGCTGGAAAACAAAAATCATGATGCCCAGAAAGTAGAAGTGGTGACAACTGTATTTGAAAAAAATGGTACGGTTAAAGTCAAAGAAACAACTCCTTATACGATATTGCCGCAGGGCAGACAGCAGGTATTACAACATATTGCAATCAGGAATCCACATCTATGGCAGGGTCTGGAAGATCCTTATCTTTATAAACTGGTAACTCAGGTCGTACAGGGAGGTAAAGTTGTGGATGAGGTGATCCAACCATTAGGTTTGCGACATTTTGAACTAAAGGCAGGAGACGGAATGTACCTTAACGGGATTAAGACTCCGATGTATGGTGTGACGCGTCATCAGGATCACTGGGGCAAAGGATCTGCATTATCCAATGCTGATCACGATAAGGATCTCGCTATTATTAAGGAGATTGGTGCTACCACTATCCGTCTGGCACATTATCAGCAATCTGAATACTTTTACGCCAGATGCGATAGCATCGGCTTTATTATCTGGGCGGAGATACCTTTTGTCAATCGCGTAACTACTCAGGAAGAGAACAATGCAAAGCAGCAACTGACAGAATTGATTCGTCAGAATTTTAATCACCCTTCCATTTACGTTTGGGGATTGCACAATGAGGTGTACAGCCCGCAGGCATATACAATCGAACTTACTACCAAGTTAAATGATCTGGCAAAAACAGAGGATCCGGATCGTTATTCTGTTCAGGTAAGCGGATACAATGTCATTGATCATCCTGTTAACAATAATGCAGATATACAGGGTATCAACCATTATTTTGGATGGTATAATGGTAAAATACAGGATGTGGAGCAATGGGCAGATAAGATTACGAAGGATTTTGCCGGCTATAAAATTATTTTTTCAGAGTATGGAGCTGAAGCGAATCCAAAACATCAGCAGGAAGCCGTAGGAGATATTGGTAATCAATGGTCTAATCCAGCCTTTTTCCCGGAAGAATTTTCAACCAAATTTCATGAGATTCATTGGGGTGTAATAGCTAAACATCCCGTATTTGTGGCCTCATATCTGTGGAATACGTTTGATTTTGCTACACCCATTACTTTTCAGGTAGAGCCACGTAACTATAAAGGAATGGTAACTTTTGACAGAGCATTGAAGAAAGATCCGTTTTACTGGTATAAAGCCAATTGGAGTAAAGAGCCGGTACTTTATCTGACACAGCGCAGAGTAGTGGAAAGAGGGAATCAGATTACTCCTGTTACAGTATATTCTAATATTGGAAATCCGCAACTGTTTGTCAATGGAGAGGAAGTTAAAACCTTCCGAAAAGGATATACAGATGTTCACTATATTTTTGAACAGGTAAAATTAAAAGAAGGTGAAAATATTGTAGAAGTGAAGGGACAAAAAGACGGTAAAACTTTTGAGGATAAAATAACATGGCATTATGCAAAAGATAATGCTAAATCTTCGGAAAAGGATGGCCCGAAATCAAATAAATCGGAGCATATTGGTCTCTGA
- a CDS encoding alpha/beta hydrolase family protein — translation MNIIKYIYTLFFISILPVAFGQNIIGTWKGTLNASGQEIPLVFHINQSNGKFSGKMDSPRQGAIGLPLSEVSFGKNQVTFKMASAGIVFQGELTKNIITGLFQQGGGNIPLRLTRSLDTVTVIKRPQEPEGPFPYKEENVTFENPVSKVTLAGTLTLPAKGRNFPAVVLVTGSGPQNRDSELFGHKPFKLIADYLTRRGFAVLRYDDRGVGASTGSFGTATTRDFANDALAAINFLRIRTDINIRKIGVIGHSEGGMIAPLLASEDKDIAFIAMLAGPAIAIDSLMILQNYAIGKAYGMSEDKLQQAKELNNRVYKVLKSNLSDEEVKKQLADVAANDKELSEFTSKWFRYFIRFDPVPVLKAVKCPIFAVYGGKDLQVPAEQNLNSVYKISEANRHKMDFIKMYPDLNHLFQHAHTGLINEYGELEETFSEDVLKDLFSWLKQVTK, via the coding sequence ATGAATATTATTAAGTATATATATACTCTTTTCTTTATTTCGATTTTACCTGTAGCTTTTGGGCAGAATATCATAGGTACCTGGAAGGGTACTCTAAATGCTTCCGGACAGGAAATTCCGTTGGTATTTCATATCAACCAAAGCAATGGGAAATTTTCCGGAAAAATGGATAGCCCCCGACAAGGTGCAATAGGCTTGCCGCTCAGTGAAGTGTCATTCGGCAAGAACCAGGTTACCTTTAAGATGGCTTCTGCCGGAATCGTATTTCAGGGTGAGCTCACTAAAAATATAATCACGGGATTGTTTCAGCAGGGCGGAGGTAATATTCCGCTGCGTTTGACCAGAAGTCTGGATACCGTTACCGTGATAAAGCGTCCGCAGGAGCCGGAAGGTCCATTCCCGTACAAAGAGGAAAATGTGACCTTTGAAAATCCTGTATCCAAAGTAACATTGGCGGGTACATTAACGCTACCGGCAAAGGGGCGGAATTTTCCGGCGGTTGTACTGGTAACAGGAAGCGGGCCGCAGAACCGTGACAGTGAATTGTTTGGGCATAAGCCTTTTAAACTGATCGCTGACTATTTAACCCGAAGAGGATTTGCAGTATTGCGTTATGATGACAGAGGAGTAGGAGCATCTACAGGATCATTTGGTACAGCTACAACGCGAGACTTTGCAAATGATGCGCTTGCGGCAATCAATTTCCTCAGAATACGTACAGATATCAATATCCGGAAGATAGGAGTCATAGGACATAGTGAAGGAGGGATGATCGCACCTTTATTAGCATCTGAAGATAAAGATATTGCATTCATAGCTATGCTTGCAGGACCTGCTATCGCTATAGATTCATTAATGATCTTGCAGAATTATGCGATTGGAAAAGCCTACGGTATGTCTGAAGATAAGCTGCAACAAGCAAAGGAGCTCAATAATCGGGTATATAAAGTTTTGAAAAGTAACCTTTCAGATGAAGAGGTGAAGAAGCAACTGGCGGATGTTGCGGCCAATGATAAAGAGCTTTCTGAATTCACATCCAAATGGTTTCGGTATTTCATCCGTTTTGATCCGGTTCCCGTATTGAAAGCGGTCAAATGTCCTATATTCGCAGTATACGGAGGAAAAGATCTGCAGGTTCCGGCTGAGCAGAATCTCAATTCGGTTTATAAAATTTCAGAAGCCAATAGACATAAGATGGATTTCATAAAAATGTATCCTGACCTTAACCATCTTTTTCAACATGCACATACAGGATTAATAAATGAATACGGGGAACTGGAAGAAACATTCAGTGAGGATGTCCTTAAAGACCTTTTTTCCTGGTTAAAACAGGTTACGAAGTAG
- a CDS encoding glycosyltransferase family 2 protein — protein sequence MTIVYVALVLYMRNGWASISTFVPSDSTPSTTVSVLIAARNEEKVIERTINCLLNQDYPKELLEIIVIDDHSTDRTADIVRLYAVKGVKLLQMNESDKLNSYKKKAISNAIDIALGEIIVTTDADCRMGRHWLSTVIGFFEEYDSYMVSSPVVYSEEKNPFEEAQTLEFLYLIGLGAAGIGNGHPTTCNGANLAYRRDVFYEMDGFKGIDDLASGDDELLLHKVAEKYADKIGFCKSPSAIVYTDAKPNMASFISQRKRWASKSTRYKNKSVIVLGVSIWLFNLAMILSGLLAFLFPSTLGALIFAVIVIKFAVELYFMRPLCEFANRTDLLKYLPILTVGHIIYLVYIGIAGNIGKYDWKGRIVK from the coding sequence ATGACCATCGTGTATGTAGCTTTAGTGCTGTATATGCGTAATGGATGGGCTTCTATTTCTACGTTTGTGCCTTCGGATAGCACTCCTTCGACAACTGTTTCAGTATTGATTGCAGCACGCAATGAAGAAAAAGTCATTGAGCGTACCATCAATTGCTTATTGAATCAGGATTATCCTAAGGAACTGTTGGAAATCATTGTTATCGATGATCATTCTACAGATCGTACAGCTGATATTGTGAGGCTGTATGCTGTTAAAGGTGTGAAATTACTGCAGATGAATGAAAGTGATAAACTGAATTCATATAAGAAAAAAGCTATTTCTAATGCTATTGATATTGCACTGGGTGAAATTATTGTCACTACGGATGCCGACTGTCGAATGGGACGTCACTGGTTATCTACTGTGATTGGTTTTTTTGAAGAATATGATTCCTATATGGTTTCATCACCGGTTGTGTATTCGGAAGAAAAGAATCCGTTTGAAGAAGCACAAACTCTGGAATTTCTGTATCTGATCGGATTAGGGGCTGCAGGTATAGGCAATGGTCATCCAACGACCTGCAATGGCGCAAATCTGGCCTATAGAAGAGATGTGTTCTATGAAATGGATGGTTTCAAGGGTATTGATGATCTGGCATCAGGAGACGATGAACTGCTACTGCATAAAGTTGCTGAAAAATATGCTGATAAAATAGGATTCTGTAAATCGCCTTCAGCTATCGTATATACAGATGCTAAACCTAATATGGCATCTTTCATCAGTCAGCGTAAGCGCTGGGCTTCCAAAAGCACACGCTATAAAAACAAAAGTGTGATTGTATTGGGGGTGAGTATCTGGCTGTTCAATCTGGCTATGATCCTGAGTGGATTACTCGCATTTCTGTTCCCGTCAACCTTAGGTGCATTGATCTTTGCCGTTATTGTAATTAAGTTTGCTGTCGAATTATACTTTATGAGACCTTTATGCGAATTTGCCAATCGTACAGATCTCTTAAAATATTTACCTATACTCACTGTAGGACATATTATATACCTGGTATATATCGGTATCGCCGGTAATATAGGTAAATATGACTGGAAGGGTCGGATCGTTAAATAA
- a CDS encoding lysophospholipid acyltransferase family protein produces MRKVLGYILSPIFYLFFALELVIFHPIQWLCLRLGGYRAHKRSVDLLNFTLLSDNFLLFNPVKFINEHHIPTGQPIIFVANHQSPFDIPPMIFFLRKYHAKFISKIELAKANIPSISYNLKYGGAANIDRKDSKQSISEILKLANNMKTKNWSVFIFPEGTRTKTGKMKEFSVGGIATILKKNPTALVVPIAINGSFEMVKYGMFPLNPFTKMSWEILQPIEPAGRTAEEIVKEAELAIRAKVKGS; encoded by the coding sequence ATGAGAAAAGTTCTTGGATATATTCTTTCCCCTATATTTTACTTATTTTTTGCCCTGGAGCTGGTTATTTTTCACCCCATCCAATGGCTATGTCTGAGATTAGGCGGATATAGGGCGCACAAACGAAGTGTAGATCTTCTGAATTTCACATTATTGAGTGACAATTTTCTACTTTTCAATCCTGTAAAGTTTATTAACGAGCATCATATCCCCACGGGTCAGCCTATTATCTTTGTTGCTAATCACCAAAGTCCGTTCGATATTCCTCCGATGATTTTCTTCCTTCGTAAATACCATGCTAAATTTATTTCGAAGATTGAACTTGCAAAAGCTAATATCCCAAGTATCTCCTACAACCTTAAATATGGAGGTGCAGCTAATATTGACAGAAAAGATTCTAAGCAATCCATCAGTGAAATTCTGAAATTAGCCAACAATATGAAGACCAAAAACTGGTCAGTGTTTATTTTCCCGGAAGGTACACGTACCAAAACCGGAAAAATGAAAGAGTTCTCTGTAGGAGGTATTGCGACCATATTAAAGAAAAACCCTACTGCTCTGGTTGTACCTATTGCAATCAATGGTTCTTTTGAGATGGTAAAGTATGGTATGTTTCCGCTGAATCCTTTCACAAAAATGTCCTGGGAAATTCTCCAGCCGATCGAACCAGCCGGAAGAACTGCTGAAGAGATCGTAAAAGAAGCTGAACTAGCAATTCGGGCTAAGGTGAAAGGAAGTTAA